In Methanosarcina barkeri MS, a single window of DNA contains:
- a CDS encoding LiaF transmembrane domain-containing protein, which produces MTKISYQTMFGTIVLILGVLLLLRTTGIYDTIQLLEYIPSLFILLGFYALWKSKFSSLSGPIFLIVVFTTLQLFILDIISWEALTDWWPLLIIVMGIGILTERKGRLSVFRKSNETIDLFAVFGGVSSASNSKGFRGGDITTIFGGVDLDLRDSSIEKPPAKINVVALFGGVDLKVPEKWQIETEAIPILGGIEDERPRSSIRRESDSEKPDIIITGFIAFGGLSIKD; this is translated from the coding sequence ATGACTAAAATATCATACCAGACAATGTTTGGAACTATTGTACTGATTCTTGGGGTTCTTCTCCTGCTCAGGACTACTGGAATATACGATACCATCCAACTGCTGGAATACATTCCCTCTTTATTTATTCTACTTGGATTTTATGCACTCTGGAAAAGCAAGTTTTCCAGTTTGTCAGGGCCTATCTTTTTGATAGTAGTTTTCACAACTCTTCAGTTATTTATTCTTGACATAATTTCCTGGGAAGCTCTCACAGACTGGTGGCCCTTGCTAATTATTGTTATGGGAATTGGAATTTTGACCGAAAGGAAGGGCCGTTTATCTGTTTTTAGAAAAAGTAATGAAACCATAGATCTATTTGCAGTCTTTGGTGGAGTGAGCAGCGCCAGTAATTCCAAAGGTTTTCGAGGTGGGGACATTACTACGATCTTTGGAGGAGTAGATCTTGACTTGAGGGATTCTAGCATTGAGAAACCACCTGCAAAAATAAATGTAGTTGCTCTTTTTGGGGGTGTTGACTTAAAAGTTCCTGAGAAATGGCAAATTGAGACGGAAGCGATACCGATTTTGGGTGGTATTGAAGACGAAAGACCAAGGAGTTCAATACGCAGAGAGAGCGATTCGGAAAAGCCTGATATTATAATTACAGGATTCATTGCATTTGGAGGACTTTCGATAAAGGACTGA
- a CDS encoding glycosyltransferase family 4 protein, translating to MNKQLKMLFIGTYVPKECGIATFTSDLLNSIPGEGNDVHCEVIALNDPSETYNYPEEVVFQIQRDRIEDYYRAADYINQSDIDIVCLQHEFGLFWGNAGDYIFALLSGINKPVISTMHTVIREPEPEYRASTEKLIRYSEKLIVMSQTAVEMLKDVYKVSEDKIELIFHGVPDYPFNNCSKYKNRLNLKGSPLVLTFGLLSQNKGIESMLDALPEVISQYPELIYLILGATHPIIKKNFGETYRQYLQNKVSELGLEKNVVFHDKFVEKEELCNYILASDIYVSPYLSREQIVSGALTYAIGMGKAIVSTPYWYAQEMLSDNRGLLVDFGDTSGLRKSLLHLIENPEECDKMRKKAYDFGRKMTWKNVGKQYNKVFTRSLKNYSAYSTSKKFNFLPNHLPEVKLDYLKLLTDDVGIIQHTNLGVPARHYGYSTDDVGRALVALTQLIDNQKKAEEFWKLITTYLSFLEHAQTDTGHFHNFMSYKREFLDEKGSEDTLGRAIYGLGHVVSCPYLSKNIRTLAHTLMSRARPEMEKLNCPRAKAYAMCGLYEMLRTDVDTDELESVFNSRRDAAKSVDSLVSKDTFESIFVSHANSLADLYEANHKEDWNWFEPTVTYSNAKLSESLLLAYNYTKDRTYRKVGLDTLNFLTEIQWNGDFFDIVGNQGWYSYNGEKPIFDQQPIEAGYLTQAYVSAYEIVRDRRYLELARYSFEYFLGRNRLQTVMYDYSTGAVCDGLNRDGMNCNQGAESIICFLMALNSLNKHMDKAFSTILQSRVSDEVDGRILQKRKSFFVSKSG from the coding sequence TTGAATAAACAATTGAAAATGTTATTTATAGGAACTTATGTTCCAAAAGAGTGTGGGATTGCCACATTCACATCCGATCTTTTAAATTCAATTCCCGGAGAAGGTAATGACGTTCATTGTGAAGTAATTGCTTTGAACGATCCCTCTGAGACCTATAATTATCCTGAAGAAGTCGTTTTTCAAATACAGAGGGACAGGATAGAGGATTATTACCGGGCTGCGGATTATATAAACCAATCTGATATTGATATCGTATGCCTGCAACACGAATTTGGGCTTTTCTGGGGAAATGCTGGAGACTATATTTTTGCTCTTCTATCAGGAATCAACAAACCTGTGATAAGCACGATGCATACTGTAATCCGGGAGCCTGAACCTGAGTATCGAGCATCCACGGAAAAACTCATCAGATATTCCGAAAAGCTGATCGTAATGAGCCAGACTGCAGTCGAAATGTTAAAAGACGTTTATAAAGTTTCTGAGGATAAAATAGAATTAATCTTTCACGGAGTACCTGACTACCCTTTTAACAACTGCAGTAAGTATAAAAATAGATTGAACCTGAAGGGATCTCCGCTTGTCTTAACTTTCGGCCTGCTGAGCCAGAATAAAGGTATCGAAAGTATGCTTGATGCTCTTCCTGAAGTCATAAGCCAGTACCCTGAGCTCATTTACCTCATACTGGGTGCTACGCATCCTATAATTAAAAAGAACTTTGGAGAAACATACAGACAATACCTCCAGAATAAGGTTTCAGAACTCGGACTTGAAAAAAATGTAGTATTCCATGACAAATTTGTCGAGAAAGAAGAACTTTGTAATTATATCCTTGCCAGTGATATCTACGTATCTCCCTATCTTTCCAGAGAGCAGATAGTAAGCGGCGCTCTGACCTATGCAATTGGTATGGGAAAAGCAATAGTTTCCACTCCATACTGGTATGCTCAGGAAATGCTTTCTGATAATCGCGGTTTGCTTGTAGATTTTGGAGACACGAGCGGTTTAAGAAAATCTCTTTTGCATTTAATCGAAAATCCAGAAGAGTGTGATAAGATGCGCAAAAAGGCATATGATTTTGGTCGAAAAATGACGTGGAAAAACGTAGGTAAACAATATAATAAGGTTTTTACCAGGTCCTTAAAGAATTACAGTGCCTACTCCACCTCGAAAAAGTTTAATTTCCTTCCGAACCACCTGCCTGAAGTAAAACTTGATTACCTGAAATTGTTAACCGACGACGTGGGCATTATCCAGCATACCAATTTAGGTGTACCGGCTCGTCATTACGGATATAGTACTGATGACGTAGGTCGAGCTCTTGTTGCACTGACACAGTTAATAGATAACCAGAAGAAAGCTGAGGAGTTCTGGAAGTTAATTACCACATATCTGAGTTTTCTTGAACATGCCCAGACCGACACGGGTCACTTCCACAACTTCATGAGCTACAAAAGGGAATTTCTGGACGAAAAGGGAAGTGAGGATACTCTCGGACGTGCTATCTACGGGCTTGGGCACGTGGTAAGCTGCCCTTACCTTTCTAAAAATATACGCACGCTTGCTCATACCCTTATGAGTAGAGCTAGACCCGAGATGGAGAAGCTTAACTGTCCAAGGGCAAAAGCCTATGCCATGTGCGGCCTGTACGAAATGCTCAGAACAGATGTGGATACCGATGAATTAGAATCGGTATTTAATTCGCGCAGGGACGCCGCCAAGTCCGTAGACTCCCTTGTAAGTAAAGATACCTTTGAATCCATATTTGTCAGCCACGCGAATTCTCTGGCCGACTTATATGAGGCTAACCATAAAGAAGATTGGAACTGGTTCGAACCTACAGTAACCTATAGTAATGCAAAACTTAGCGAATCCCTTTTACTGGCATACAATTACACAAAAGATCGAACTTATCGTAAGGTCGGCCTTGATACCCTGAATTTTCTTACTGAGATTCAGTGGAACGGTGACTTTTTTGACATTGTTGGAAACCAGGGCTGGTATTCTTACAATGGGGAAAAGCCTATTTTTGACCAGCAGCCCATCGAAGCAGGTTATCTGACTCAAGCTTATGTTTCAGCTTATGAGATTGTACGAGATAGAAGATATCTGGAACTTGCAAGATATTCTTTTGAATACTTCCTTGGAAGAAATCGTTTGCAAACTGTTATGTATGATTATTCCACAGGCGCGGTCTGTGATGGGCTCAACCGCGATGGTATGAATTGTAACCAGGGTGCAGAATCCATAATTTGCTTCCTTATGGCTTTAAACTCTTTAAATAAGCATATGGATAAAGCTTTCAGTACTATATTGCAGTCCAGGGTAAGCGATGAGGTAGATGGCAGAATTCTGCAGAAAAGAAAGAGTTTTTTTGTCAGCAAATCAGGTTGA
- a CDS encoding glycoside hydrolase family 130 protein — MIWKDHGELFVRYDRNPILTVDDWPYRAHSVFNPAAAIVDGTTLLLVRVEDHRGFSHFTIARSKNGIYGWEIDPEPTFAPDPVSYPEEIYGIEDPRITYIDEMEKWAVAYTAFSDSGPLTALAFTKDFRNFDRIGATLPPENKDAAVFPVRFNGRWAMLHRPVSLISGAKANIWISFSPDMKYWGEHEVLLYAREGGWWDANKIGLSPQPIRVPDGWLIMYHGVRQTTAKASYRLGLALLDPDDPRKVLHRSEGWVFGPREMYERSGDVNDVVFPCGWVLAGDEIRIYYGSADTSVSLATAKVSDVLKYIHECPEKQCPDEYCRWFEEDIESSTDPKRGYSKLR; from the coding sequence ATGATCTGGAAAGACCATGGGGAGTTATTTGTAAGATACGATAGGAATCCTATATTAACCGTTGACGATTGGCCTTATAGGGCCCATTCAGTTTTTAATCCTGCAGCTGCTATAGTTGATGGCACTACCCTATTACTGGTCAGGGTCGAAGATCACAGGGGCTTTTCTCACTTTACAATAGCAAGGAGTAAAAATGGAATTTATGGCTGGGAAATTGATCCTGAACCAACCTTTGCTCCTGACCCTGTAAGCTACCCTGAAGAAATATACGGTATCGAAGACCCGCGCATAACTTATATAGATGAGATGGAAAAGTGGGCTGTGGCGTATACGGCTTTTTCGGATTCAGGACCTTTAACTGCACTTGCCTTTACCAAGGATTTCCGAAATTTTGATCGAATAGGAGCTACCTTACCTCCTGAAAACAAGGATGCTGCGGTTTTTCCTGTAAGGTTTAACGGCAGATGGGCAATGTTACACAGGCCTGTATCTTTAATAAGTGGTGCAAAAGCAAATATCTGGATTTCCTTTTCACCTGATATGAAATACTGGGGAGAGCATGAGGTTCTTCTATATGCCAGAGAAGGTGGATGGTGGGACGCAAACAAAATAGGCCTGTCCCCACAGCCAATCCGTGTACCTGATGGATGGTTAATTATGTACCATGGAGTACGCCAGACAACAGCTAAGGCAAGTTACCGGCTTGGACTTGCCCTTCTTGATCCTGATGATCCTAGGAAAGTGCTCCACAGATCTGAAGGCTGGGTTTTCGGGCCACGTGAAATGTATGAACGCAGTGGAGACGTCAATGACGTTGTTTTCCCCTGCGGATGGGTACTTGCAGGCGATGAAATTCGTATTTATTATGGGAGTGCAGATACTTCAGTATCGTTAGCTACTGCAAAAGTAAGCGATGTTCTGAAATATATCCATGAGTGCCCGGAAAAACAGTGCCCGGATGAGTACTGCCGGTGGTTTGAAGAAGATATAGAAAGTTCCACTGATCCGAAAAGAGGATATTCAAAATTGAGATAA
- a CDS encoding glycosyltransferase, translating into MSDFGGINIRIAMLSPIAWSTPPKKYGPWESIVSLLTEGLVKRGIDVTLFATADSHTGAKLHAVCPRPYEEDKDMIRKVYEGLHISEVFEREKEFDIIHNHFDYLPLTYSALVDTPVVTTIHGISSRKILPVYKKYNNRTFYVSISDAYRCRDLDYIATVRHGIDIESFYFNEKPQDYLLFLSRLHKDKGVREAIQVAKKTGRKLRIAGFIADQAYFEKEVQPYLDNEQIIYEGHVTPEFKKELLSNAYALLHMINYEEAFGIGVVEAMASGTPVIAMNRGSMPELIRDGETGFLVNSVEEAAEAVQKLGSISRKKCRENVEKRFSVDRMVDDYIKVYETILEKCKREEKRPWGFYEVLGQRPGYKVKSLTVIPQGEISLQRHFHRSEHWFIISGKGLVIKNGNEIRVIPGDSVDLPVNEIHRIKNIGSQNLVFIEIAQGDYIGEDDIERLEDKYGRV; encoded by the coding sequence GTGAGTGATTTTGGGGGTATTAATATAAGAATTGCAATGTTGTCTCCGATTGCCTGGAGCACGCCACCTAAAAAGTATGGTCCCTGGGAATCTATTGTATCGTTATTAACTGAAGGACTGGTAAAAAGAGGTATTGACGTTACACTGTTTGCCACAGCAGATTCTCACACTGGAGCAAAGCTTCATGCTGTGTGCCCGAGACCTTATGAAGAAGATAAGGATATGATCAGAAAGGTTTATGAAGGCCTGCATATATCCGAAGTTTTCGAGAGAGAAAAGGAATTCGATATAATCCATAATCATTTCGATTATCTTCCTCTGACTTACAGTGCACTTGTGGATACGCCTGTTGTAACAACAATCCATGGTATTTCTTCACGGAAAATTTTGCCTGTATATAAAAAGTACAATAATAGAACTTTTTACGTATCCATAAGTGATGCCTACCGATGCCGTGATCTGGACTATATAGCAACGGTTCGTCACGGAATTGACATAGAAAGCTTTTATTTCAATGAAAAACCGCAGGATTATCTACTTTTTTTATCACGCCTGCATAAAGACAAAGGCGTAAGGGAAGCAATACAGGTCGCAAAAAAAACTGGCAGAAAACTTAGAATTGCTGGTTTCATTGCAGATCAGGCTTATTTTGAAAAAGAAGTCCAGCCCTATCTGGACAATGAACAGATTATTTATGAGGGACATGTCACACCTGAGTTTAAGAAGGAACTCCTATCAAATGCCTATGCTTTGCTGCACATGATTAATTATGAAGAGGCTTTCGGGATTGGCGTAGTTGAAGCTATGGCCAGCGGGACGCCGGTAATTGCAATGAACAGGGGTTCAATGCCTGAGCTTATCCGGGATGGAGAGACTGGATTTCTTGTTAATAGTGTTGAGGAAGCTGCCGAAGCTGTGCAAAAACTTGGCTCCATATCCCGCAAAAAATGCAGGGAAAACGTAGAAAAACGTTTTTCGGTTGACAGGATGGTGGATGATTACATTAAAGTGTATGAGACCATCCTCGAAAAATGTAAACGTGAGGAAAAAAGGCCCTGGGGCTTTTATGAAGTGCTCGGACAGAGGCCTGGATATAAGGTCAAAAGCCTTACTGTTATTCCTCAGGGTGAAATCTCACTCCAGCGCCATTTTCACAGAAGCGAGCACTGGTTCATAATCAGTGGAAAAGGTCTTGTAATTAAAAACGGGAATGAAATAAGGGTTATTCCTGGAGATTCGGTCGATCTTCCGGTAAATGAGATTCATCGAATTAAGAATATAGGCAGTCAAAACCTTGTTTTCATTGAGATCGCACAGGGAGACTATATCGGAGAAGACGATATTGAAAGGCTTGAAGATAAATATGGGAGAGTTTGA
- a CDS encoding MBL fold metallo-hydrolase gives MEITFLGTGVAIPQKNRVQSGILVRLDEKPLLIDCGSGVLNRFPEAGVSHTEVDTVLLSHLHLDHVADLHPLIKANWLRGNTSMKVYGPEGTEEWFSKVIDAYEYLQEKVDVDVIEITPGKEFTPEGFDCEISCTAAAHSVPTLAYRVTGEDGEFVYSADTEPSRDVMDLAAGADLLIHECSFPSDMNVTNHTTPSSLADILEEYNNEIGSICLTHFYPEMRGHEREAVHLLKGYFEGDVILAEDLMKLEL, from the coding sequence ATGGAAATTACATTTCTTGGCACTGGAGTTGCGATCCCTCAGAAAAATAGGGTACAGTCCGGAATACTTGTCAGGCTAGACGAAAAGCCATTACTTATTGATTGCGGAAGCGGCGTATTGAACAGGTTTCCTGAGGCTGGGGTTTCTCACACTGAGGTGGACACAGTGTTGCTTTCTCACCTCCACCTTGACCACGTAGCTGACCTGCACCCTCTTATCAAGGCAAACTGGCTCCGCGGAAACACGAGTATGAAGGTCTACGGGCCTGAAGGGACCGAAGAATGGTTTTCAAAAGTGATTGACGCTTATGAATATCTTCAGGAAAAAGTGGACGTAGACGTTATTGAGATCACCCCCGGAAAAGAATTTACTCCTGAGGGATTCGATTGTGAGATCAGCTGCACGGCAGCCGCGCACAGCGTTCCGACACTGGCTTACCGCGTGACTGGAGAGGACGGAGAATTCGTTTACTCCGCAGACACCGAGCCTTCCAGGGATGTAATGGACCTTGCAGCCGGGGCCGATCTCCTGATCCACGAGTGTTCGTTTCCATCGGACATGAATGTCACAAACCATACCACTCCCAGCTCACTTGCCGACATCCTGGAGGAATATAATAACGAAATCGGAAGCATCTGCCTTACACATTTCTATCCGGAAATGCGGGGACACGAAAGAGAAGCAGTGCACCTCCTGAAGGGGTATTTTGAAGGAGACGTGATTCTTGCCGAAGACCTCATGAAACTTGAATTATAA